In Deinococcota bacterium, the following proteins share a genomic window:
- a CDS encoding TAXI family TRAP transporter solute-binding subunit codes for MKRSSLIVLTLALSVLGFGLAQRQFLTIGTGGVTGVYYPVGGATARLVNEADVGLRLTVESTAGSVFNVRAMAAGELDLALAQSDVVYQAYNGEAEFEGEPVERLRTVMGLHAEPLHLICRQEAGVESLEDIVGTSINLGPPGSGILNTVQAVLEVYGIDEGELQAEYLRPAEAPDFLRDGRLDCFFYTVGIGGAAIQDIAVTTDITLVPLDGPELEGLIEEFPYYAFATVPAGTYSGIDEDVTIFGVKALFATTTDLDDEVVYNVVTAVLNNLETFQQTHPALAGLTEEDFLSGLGAPLHPGAERAYREAGMID; via the coding sequence ATGAAGCGATCGTCCCTCATCGTCCTCACGCTAGCACTGTCGGTGCTCGGCTTCGGCCTGGCCCAGCGGCAGTTTCTCACCATCGGCACCGGCGGCGTCACCGGCGTCTACTATCCCGTCGGCGGCGCTACCGCGCGCCTCGTCAACGAGGCCGACGTCGGCCTGCGCCTGACGGTGGAGTCCACCGCCGGCTCGGTCTTCAACGTCCGCGCCATGGCCGCGGGCGAGCTCGACCTGGCCCTGGCCCAGTCCGATGTGGTCTACCAGGCCTACAACGGCGAAGCCGAGTTCGAGGGTGAACCCGTCGAGAGGCTGCGCACCGTCATGGGTCTCCACGCCGAGCCCCTGCACCTCATCTGCCGTCAGGAGGCGGGCGTCGAGAGCTTGGAGGACATCGTGGGCACCTCGATCAACTTGGGCCCCCCCGGCTCGGGCATCTTGAACACCGTCCAGGCCGTGCTCGAGGTCTATGGCATCGACGAAGGCGAGCTTCAGGCCGAGTACCTGCGCCCCGCCGAAGCCCCCGACTTCTTGCGCGACGGCCGCCTCGACTGCTTTTTCTACACCGTGGGCATCGGCGGCGCCGCCATCCAGGACATCGCCGTGACCACCGACATCACCCTGGTGCCGCTCGACGGGCCCGAGCTCGAGGGCCTCATCGAGGAGTTCCCTTACTACGCCTTCGCCACCGTGCCCGCCGGCACCTACAGCGGCATCGACGAGGACGTGACCATCTTCGGCGTCAAGGCGCTCTTCGCCACCACCACCGACTTAGACGACGAGGTGGTCTACAACGTCGTCACCGCGGTCTTGAACAACTTGGAGACCTTCCAGCAGACCCACCCCGCGCTCGCCGGCCTGACCGAGGAGGACTTTCTCTCCGGCCTCGGCGCGCCGCTGCACCCCGGCGCCGAACGCGCCTACCGCGAAGCGGGCATGATCGACTAA